The uncultured Desulfatiglans sp. DNA window CCGAGCCTCCGTGAGCGCCGTCAGGATATCCCGCTTCTAGCTTACCACATGCTGGAGCGATCGAGGAGGCGGATGCGGAAGAGCGTCAAGGCGATCTCCCGGGAGGCCATGGATCTGCTCGAAAACTATCACTACCCCGGGAATGTGAGGGAGCTTGAAAACATCATCGAGCGGGCGGTGGCCCTTTGCCGAGGGGATCGCATCCTCGCCCGGGATTTGCCGCCGGACCTGGCGGAACTGGAGTTGCACCCCTATGAGCGGCCCGGCGGCTCCCTCATGAATCTGGAGGAGCTGGAAGAAGGGTACGTCCGGCATATTCTTCGACTGACCGGAGGGGTTCGCAGCAAGGCCGCTCTCATCCTCGGGATCGACCGGGCCTCTCTATGGCGCAAGATGAAAAAATACGGGATCGACTGAGCCTCTTTCCGCATAGAACCCGGTCGCCGCATGGAGCGGGGGGCCGGGCTCGGCGGTTCATGACCGTAGGATGGATCGCTTCTGCAACATGAGTGTTCGAATCTGCAACAGAGCCTTCCTGTTGCATCGCCCTTGTTTCCCCGTCTCTTCATCGATGGAACGTTGCGATCTGCAACATTTTCCTCCCTCCCGCCGTTTTTCCTCTTAAGAATTTTTTAATTTAAAATCAATATTTTAACATCAAAATTCGCCCGTTGGTATGCCGCTTGCTATCCCTTTCGATCGAGCAATTCGAGAGTCCAGAGAGAAAGGGGAATGCAGGGGCATGCTCCATCGGATTCTGGTCATATTCGAAAACCGGAAGGTCCATCGTCCCGCGGTTGTCTACGCCCGCGAACTGGCCCTGCGCATGGATGCAGAGGTCACCTTTCTCATGATAGCGGAGATGGCCTTCGCGGGGACCTCCCTGCTCGGCTCCAACCGGCACCGCATCCGGCGCATCGAGGAAGAGATGGGAGCGGTCCTGGGGGCTTTTGCGGCGGATTTTTTGAAGGACGGCATCTCGGCCGGCGTCGCCTTGAGGGTCGGAGACGCGGCCCAGGAACTCCTGAAATTTTTGGCGGAAAGACCTCCTTTTCAGACGGTCCTTTGGGGAAGCAGCGCGGCGCTGCCGGAGAGCGGCCCGGGTCGGCGCGCGCATTGGATCATCCGGGTGGCCGGGAATCTGGAGTGCCCGCTCATGGCAGTGGCCGGTAGATCCGCTTCAGCGCAGCCGGCCGGGAAGACTGAAACGACCTGAACACTGATGGACTCCGAGGAGGGAAGACGCGGAATGCAACCTTTGACGCTCGATATGAT harbors:
- a CDS encoding conserved hypothetical protein (Evidence 4 : Unknown function but conserved in other organisms), yielding MLHRILVIFENRKVHRPAVVYARELALRMDAEVTFLMIAEMAFAGTSLLGSNRHRIRRIEEEMGAVLGAFAADFLKDGISAGVALRVGDAAQELLKFLAERPPFQTVLWGSSAALPESGPGRRAHWIIRVAGNLECPLMAVAGRSASAQPAGKTETT